The following coding sequences are from one Saprospiraceae bacterium window:
- a CDS encoding translation initiation factor, whose translation MKKKSLNDLSELSMVFSTGSNSLPIDEESNDQEESTIPKHLQKIRIRLDTKLKGGKVATLVTGLQGSAEYIEKLCKELKQKCGVGGNVREGEILLQGNHVQKMIDHFIKIGYKDTKRSGG comes from the coding sequence ATGAAAAAAAAATCACTCAACGATCTATCCGAACTCAGCATGGTATTTTCAACAGGCTCAAACTCTTTACCAATTGATGAAGAGTCCAATGACCAAGAAGAATCAACAATACCCAAACATTTACAAAAAATACGCATCAGACTTGACACAAAATTGAAAGGAGGAAAAGTAGCCACATTGGTCACCGGCCTACAAGGTTCTGCAGAATACATTGAAAAACTATGTAAGGAACTCAAACAAAAATGCGGAGTTGGGGGAAATGTCCGGGAAGGTGAAATATTGCTTCAAGGCAATCATGTACAGAAAATGATAGATCATTTCATCAAAATCGGATATAAAGACACGAAAAGATCGGGTGGTTGA
- the kdsB gene encoding 3-deoxy-manno-octulosonate cytidylyltransferase, with protein sequence MKNPEVLAVIPARLGSSRLPGKVLLDIGGKSMVERVWRQVKQAHTISKVIIATDSQEVIDHVTAFGAEAMMTSANHQSGTDRCAEVNVAHTADYVINIQGDEPFIEPSQIDSLIEGMIEKNADLATLFKKIERAEDLFSPAVVKLCKAENGRILYFSRHPIPYIRSSGQEHWMETHVFYKHIGIYAYTSEVLQSISKLSVSSLEKAESLEQLRWLENGRSIFGIETSFQNFGIDTAEDLENARNHVSRSQ encoded by the coding sequence ATGAAAAATCCGGAAGTATTAGCTGTGATTCCAGCGAGGTTGGGGAGCAGTAGATTGCCAGGCAAAGTATTGCTCGATATTGGGGGTAAGAGTATGGTAGAGCGTGTATGGCGACAAGTCAAACAGGCACACACCATCTCGAAGGTAATCATTGCCACTGATTCTCAAGAAGTAATCGACCATGTCACTGCATTTGGCGCGGAAGCGATGATGACTTCAGCCAATCATCAAAGTGGAACAGATAGATGTGCTGAGGTCAATGTGGCGCATACTGCTGATTATGTTATCAACATACAGGGAGATGAACCATTTATAGAGCCTTCGCAAATAGATTCGTTAATAGAAGGAATGATTGAAAAAAATGCAGACCTGGCAACTTTATTTAAGAAAATAGAACGCGCAGAAGATCTCTTTTCACCAGCTGTTGTCAAATTGTGTAAAGCTGAAAACGGTAGAATTTTGTATTTCAGCCGACACCCAATTCCTTATATCCGGTCATCAGGACAAGAACATTGGATGGAAACACATGTTTTTTATAAACATATAGGTATATATGCTTATACATCTGAAGTTTTGCAATCTATAAGCAAATTATCGGTGAGTTCATTGGAGAAGGCAGAATCTCTGGAGCAGTTGCGATGGCTGGAAAATGGTCGAAGTATTTTTGGTATTGAGACTTCTTTCCAAAATTTTGGAATAGATACAGCTGAAGATCTGGAAAATGCAAGAAATCATGTAAGTCGTTCTCAGTGA
- a CDS encoding T9SS type A sorting domain-containing protein: MNHSIFQSGFRITFCICFILNLQVGNKLIAQHRVDPFDIMAKESFDKIPLRKLVKQGSERMINPESKTSTSTAKLNFSALRQLLQSSSHAWKTELKLPTQKSKSELILKEYTIIDPEMSVFEDDGQSMQKIEIGTFKTYKGFLENDPYSMVNLCVTEDAIFGTILSSSGKNFSIFTQSLPSSEEATLVISEDKLDKLPELGSICGTDDYRHYIESENILNTRLRDNCKKVGITIRTDYDLYRSMRSTFKITSYIFSLFNSVHSIYRKEDIQLSITEIIVNTAPDGFKHISSNEDLDYARAKWPNYNGNLTLLISGFSKSNAPALGGVAYVNSLCYKSYSFAFANVIGSFLNYPTYSWDTYVTAHEIGHVLGSRHTHACVWGPQKNKALDNCYSPEGSCAPVENSSTKGTLMSYCHLTGRPGIDFTLGLGQEPGDVIRNKVRSSSCLGNYIPTANTLVTANTEVYANLECTDGSYTHYYFDNNTIEVSDDILIASIAKNSQNIGSVTDGSLIVMSATTLQYGSKYGTSIQASYCPINMAMNVINKYWQVNSKYILNKPISVKIAFNKQDFADLQGIKPDLKEDELKLFTLQSPALVDPASNHANSTPVLFTEYQYSKSSATSKMWKYNMVSDNQITGEFSMSKSGGIGIGFWGKPLPAFQQFNSLEATKTSTSNRLTIKSTHDNTTKRFVIERSIDGFNFDSISFVFASSSPVYSTKTYYCSDFRLSAFEVYYRIKAVQANGRFEYSKIISLSSSYNSNSTAILYPNPNRGTEAVLEYSSTAAKKALIEITDYMGTKLRYIEYNVSIGKNYIAFPLENFSEGVYYVNIINETPNIQLKFIVDRGL; the protein is encoded by the coding sequence ATGAATCATTCCATTTTTCAGTCAGGTTTCCGCATTACTTTTTGTATTTGTTTCATTTTGAATCTTCAGGTGGGCAACAAATTGATTGCTCAACATCGTGTAGATCCATTTGACATCATGGCAAAAGAGTCTTTTGACAAAATCCCATTGAGAAAACTTGTAAAGCAAGGTTCAGAAAGAATGATCAATCCTGAATCAAAGACCAGCACCAGCACCGCAAAATTAAACTTTTCAGCATTAAGACAACTATTGCAAAGCTCATCTCATGCGTGGAAAACAGAACTAAAATTGCCAACCCAAAAATCAAAAAGCGAACTCATCCTCAAAGAATACACCATCATTGATCCTGAAATGAGCGTATTCGAAGACGATGGTCAGTCGATGCAAAAAATAGAAATTGGTACTTTCAAGACCTACAAAGGTTTTTTGGAGAATGATCCCTACTCTATGGTCAACTTATGCGTGACCGAAGATGCTATATTTGGCACAATACTATCCTCTTCCGGAAAAAACTTTTCAATTTTTACACAAAGTCTTCCTTCGAGTGAAGAAGCTACACTTGTCATCTCAGAAGACAAACTTGACAAACTACCGGAGCTGGGATCTATATGTGGCACTGACGATTATAGACATTACATAGAAAGTGAAAATATTTTAAATACACGATTGAGAGACAATTGTAAAAAAGTAGGTATCACTATTCGGACAGATTATGATCTGTATCGTTCGATGCGAAGTACTTTTAAGATCACAAGCTACATTTTCAGTCTTTTCAACAGTGTGCATAGTATATACAGAAAAGAAGATATTCAGTTAAGCATTACAGAAATCATCGTCAACACTGCACCAGATGGCTTCAAACATATTTCATCAAATGAAGATTTGGATTATGCAAGAGCAAAATGGCCTAACTATAATGGAAATCTGACTCTTCTGATCAGTGGATTTTCTAAATCGAATGCACCCGCATTAGGTGGCGTAGCTTATGTCAACTCACTCTGTTATAAATCCTATTCCTTTGCATTTGCAAACGTAATTGGAAGCTTTTTGAATTACCCAACCTATTCATGGGACACATATGTGACGGCACATGAGATTGGCCACGTTCTCGGTTCGAGACATACGCATGCCTGTGTGTGGGGCCCTCAAAAAAACAAAGCATTGGATAATTGTTACTCTCCTGAAGGCTCTTGCGCCCCGGTAGAGAACTCTTCAACAAAAGGCACTTTGATGAGTTATTGTCATCTTACCGGAAGACCCGGGATAGATTTTACCCTAGGACTTGGACAAGAACCTGGTGACGTGATCAGAAACAAAGTGAGATCATCATCCTGTTTGGGTAATTATATCCCAACTGCAAATACTTTGGTGACTGCAAACACAGAAGTATATGCCAACCTCGAATGCACTGATGGCTCATATACTCATTACTACTTTGATAATAATACAATAGAAGTGTCAGACGATATACTCATAGCTTCCATTGCAAAAAATAGCCAGAACATAGGATCTGTCACAGATGGAAGTTTAATCGTTATGTCAGCTACTACCTTGCAATACGGTTCAAAGTACGGCACTTCTATACAGGCTTCATATTGTCCAATAAACATGGCAATGAACGTGATCAACAAGTATTGGCAAGTGAATTCCAAATATATTTTAAACAAACCCATCTCTGTTAAAATAGCATTTAACAAACAGGATTTTGCAGACTTACAAGGTATTAAACCTGATTTAAAAGAAGATGAGTTAAAGCTTTTTACCTTGCAATCACCTGCTTTGGTAGATCCGGCCAGCAATCATGCAAACTCAACTCCTGTTCTTTTTACCGAATACCAATATTCGAAATCATCCGCAACCTCAAAAATGTGGAAATACAATATGGTCAGTGACAATCAGATCACCGGTGAATTTTCTATGAGTAAATCTGGTGGAATAGGCATTGGATTTTGGGGAAAACCACTTCCAGCATTTCAACAATTTAATAGTCTTGAAGCAACAAAAACCAGCACTTCAAATAGACTAACCATCAAAAGTACTCACGACAATACAACAAAAAGGTTTGTCATAGAACGATCCATCGATGGATTCAATTTTGATTCAATTTCTTTCGTTTTTGCAAGCTCGAGCCCTGTATATTCCACAAAAACCTACTACTGTTCAGATTTTAGACTTTCTGCATTTGAAGTGTACTATCGTATCAAAGCCGTTCAAGCAAATGGAAGATTTGAATATTCAAAGATTATTTCTCTGAGCAGTTCTTACAACTCCAATTCGACTGCAATCCTGTATCCAAATCCAAACAGGGGAACAGAGGCAGTTTTGGAATATTCCAGTACAGCAGCTAAGAAAGCATTGATAGAAATCACAGATTACATGGGAACTAAGCTCAGATATATAGAATATAATGTTAGTATAGGCAAGAATTACATTGCATTTCCCTTAGAAAATTTTAGTGAAGGAGTGTATTATGTCAACATCATCAACGAAACTCCTAATATCCAGCTCAAGTTTATCGTAGATAGAGGATTATGA
- a CDS encoding queuosine precursor transporter, with translation MDLSGKNKALYLFVILSGIFVANAILAEFIGVKIFSLERSLGMEPVHWSIFGVGDLSFNLTAGVLLWPLIFVLTDIINEYYGPKGVRFLSYLTAALIVLAFGASWVAIRLVPADFWPTSHLGHNTTSATDVLNLNSAYRLIFGQGAWIIVGSLTAFLIGQWLDVTVFHKIKKITGEKSIWFRSTGSTLVSQLLDSFIVLFIAFYIGASWPLETVLAIGCINYLYKFLVALLMTPLIYLVHDLIERFLGHDIAESMKIDAMKNE, from the coding sequence GTGGATTTAAGCGGAAAAAATAAGGCACTTTATCTTTTTGTTATCCTTTCAGGGATATTCGTAGCGAATGCGATTCTGGCAGAATTCATTGGTGTGAAAATCTTTTCTTTAGAGCGGTCTTTGGGCATGGAGCCGGTGCACTGGAGTATATTTGGAGTGGGAGACCTGTCTTTTAATCTTACGGCAGGAGTTCTTCTGTGGCCCCTTATTTTTGTTCTTACAGATATCATCAACGAGTACTACGGACCTAAAGGTGTTCGTTTTTTGTCTTATCTGACAGCAGCACTCATCGTTTTAGCATTTGGAGCGAGTTGGGTTGCCATTCGGCTGGTACCGGCCGATTTTTGGCCAACCAGTCATCTGGGGCATAACACTACCTCTGCGACGGATGTGTTGAATCTTAACTCAGCTTATAGACTCATTTTTGGCCAAGGTGCTTGGATCATAGTTGGATCATTGACTGCTTTCCTCATTGGCCAATGGCTTGATGTGACAGTCTTTCACAAGATTAAAAAAATTACGGGTGAGAAGTCCATCTGGTTTCGGAGCACCGGTTCAACTTTAGTCTCACAGTTATTGGATTCCTTCATTGTGCTGTTTATAGCATTTTATATAGGAGCCTCCTGGCCACTGGAAACCGTCCTTGCTATAGGTTGTATAAACTATTTGTACAAGTTTCTGGTAGCTCTCCTGATGACTCCTCTAATATACCTGGTCCATGACCTTATAGAGAGATTTCTTGGCCATGATATAGCAGAGAGTATGAAAATTGATGCAATGAAGAATGAATAG
- the mazG gene encoding nucleoside triphosphate pyrophosphohydrolase, which yields MSHDLAKEKFRELLSVMDDLREKCPWDQKQTWQSLHNLTIEEVHELLDAISEGDSRQIKEEIGDVMLHLLFYTRLASETNLFSMTNVIESLIDKLKQRHPHIYGEVKVADEKEVRKNWEEIKMKQSGKSLLSGVPNSLPAIIKSWRLQEKAAQVGFEWDQIDQVWIKVEEELEELQSAKNSQASQVKLEDEWGDVVFALINYARFLGIDPEQSLQKTNAKFIRRFNFMESNASKPLQDMTLVEMDALWNEAKLNGL from the coding sequence ATGAGCCATGATTTGGCGAAAGAAAAGTTTAGGGAGCTGCTTTCTGTGATGGATGATTTGAGGGAAAAATGTCCCTGGGATCAGAAACAAACTTGGCAAAGTCTTCACAATCTTACTATAGAAGAGGTTCATGAACTTCTAGATGCTATCTCTGAAGGAGATTCGAGGCAAATCAAAGAAGAGATTGGTGACGTAATGCTTCATCTCTTGTTCTATACAAGATTGGCTTCAGAAACCAATCTATTTTCGATGACGAATGTAATCGAAAGTTTGATTGACAAACTGAAGCAGAGGCATCCGCATATATATGGAGAAGTCAAGGTCGCTGACGAAAAGGAAGTGAGAAAAAATTGGGAGGAAATCAAGATGAAGCAAAGTGGAAAATCTTTGTTGAGCGGTGTCCCCAATTCATTGCCTGCTATTATTAAATCCTGGCGTCTGCAGGAGAAAGCAGCACAGGTAGGATTCGAATGGGATCAAATCGATCAAGTTTGGATAAAAGTAGAGGAGGAATTGGAAGAACTCCAATCTGCTAAAAATAGCCAGGCGTCGCAAGTAAAACTGGAAGATGAATGGGGCGATGTAGTTTTTGCGCTCATCAATTATGCACGATTTTTAGGGATAGATCCGGAGCAAAGTCTTCAAAAAACGAATGCTAAATTCATTCGAAGATTTAATTTTATGGAATCTAATGCATCAAAGCCATTACAAGATATGACTTTGGTAGAAATGGATGCTTTGTGGAATGAGGCAAAATTAAACGGGCTCTAA
- a CDS encoding LysM peptidoglycan-binding domain-containing protein, protein MGKLLFISTCLGLIAAAVTRTYAADSLWVKITPSGRPMYSHTLIKNQTIYSISNYYGIDLKDVIDANPQIEAKFIQEGSQVMIPLQMSSLTEEEQGVGQAIFYEIQKGDNLFDLSTRKFGISKEHIQRLNPSIKSGLKPGTSLFLGYLAIPEAELNNSIETVSDSVQTQVGYEAPQYSFDRLDRGVAYWEKNYHDNGRFYVLHSKAKINSIIEVSNPIAGRKVYAKVIGRIPMSYPSDAKVIVTNEVAKELKVIDSRFFVYVQYRKK, encoded by the coding sequence ATGGGAAAGTTACTTTTCATTTCCACTTGCCTTGGCCTAATCGCCGCAGCTGTTACTCGCACCTATGCTGCTGACAGTCTTTGGGTAAAAATAACGCCTTCTGGCCGTCCGATGTACTCTCATACTTTAATAAAAAATCAGACCATTTACTCAATCAGTAATTACTATGGTATTGATTTAAAGGATGTGATAGACGCCAATCCGCAAATTGAAGCAAAATTTATTCAGGAAGGAAGCCAAGTCATGATTCCTTTACAAATGTCATCATTGACCGAAGAGGAACAAGGAGTTGGACAAGCCATTTTTTACGAAATTCAAAAAGGGGATAATCTATTCGATTTAAGCACTAGAAAATTCGGCATTTCGAAAGAGCATATTCAACGATTGAACCCAAGTATAAAATCAGGCTTGAAGCCCGGCACGTCATTGTTCCTGGGATATCTTGCAATACCTGAAGCTGAGCTAAACAACAGCATCGAAACAGTATCGGACTCCGTTCAAACTCAAGTAGGCTATGAAGCACCGCAATATTCATTCGACAGGTTGGACAGAGGAGTTGCTTATTGGGAGAAGAACTATCATGACAATGGAAGATTTTACGTCCTTCATTCCAAAGCAAAAATCAATAGTATCATTGAAGTCAGCAATCCCATAGCAGGTCGAAAAGTCTATGCAAAAGTCATCGGTAGAATACCTATGTCCTATCCATCTGATGCCAAAGTAATTGTGACAAATGAAGTCGCAAAAGAACTCAAAGTGATAGACAGTAGATTTTTTGTCTACGTTCAATACAGAAAAAAATAA
- the prmC gene encoding peptide chain release factor N(5)-glutamine methyltransferase produces MNKQELCQLCLNELSYIEDEREKLSVANIICDYLEKQNIGDRSKVDFQAINETLNHIVDQIKQDVPIQYILGEAPFMQWMFYVNKNVLIPRPETEELFNYAIRSLSSTIESLKVLDIGTGSGCLAVSWKKSRMKDIVTGMDISSEALQVAAQNSRTLNVEVEWVQADFLQETNGLGGYDVWISNPPYIGVHEFEKMGTNVLQHEPTLALFSPIPEDAISFYRTIAEKASLFLPEGAQLFLELNEFFASEIQSLFDRRVYNSGSIIKDLQGKDRILHLRKSL; encoded by the coding sequence GTGAATAAACAAGAACTGTGCCAATTATGCCTAAATGAACTTTCGTACATAGAAGATGAGAGGGAGAAGCTAAGTGTGGCAAATATTATTTGTGATTATTTAGAAAAACAGAATATTGGGGATCGATCAAAGGTAGATTTTCAGGCTATAAATGAAACTTTGAATCATATCGTGGACCAGATCAAGCAAGATGTGCCGATTCAATATATTTTGGGAGAAGCCCCATTTATGCAATGGATGTTTTATGTAAACAAAAACGTCCTCATACCAAGACCTGAGACGGAGGAACTCTTTAACTATGCTATAAGATCATTGAGTTCTACTATAGAATCTTTAAAAGTTTTGGATATAGGCACCGGTAGTGGTTGTCTTGCAGTATCCTGGAAAAAAAGCAGGATGAAAGATATAGTAACCGGAATGGATATTTCTTCAGAAGCGCTTCAAGTAGCAGCTCAGAATTCCAGAACTTTAAATGTTGAGGTGGAATGGGTCCAAGCAGATTTTTTGCAAGAGACTAATGGGTTAGGAGGATATGATGTGTGGATCTCTAATCCTCCTTATATCGGCGTGCATGAGTTTGAAAAAATGGGGACAAATGTTTTGCAGCACGAACCTACTCTTGCACTATTTTCGCCCATTCCCGAAGATGCAATCTCATTTTATAGAACCATAGCTGAAAAAGCAAGCCTGTTTCTTCCGGAAGGAGCACAACTATTTCTAGAACTCAACGAGTTTTTTGCTTCAGAAATCCAAAGTTTGTTTGACAGAAGAGTTTATAATTCAGGCAGTATCATCAAAGATTTGCAAGGAAAAGACAGAATATTGCATTTGAGAAAAAGCCTCTGA
- the cdd gene encoding cytidine deaminase, translating to MNNQLHSFTFSSFERGEQLPDELIKLLREASQAAGKAYAPYSQFHVGAALELVDGTIIHGCNQENASYPCGICAERAALYAYGNKTDKSPIKRIAITVINQNFTAHHAPTPCGLCRQVLGEFEMKNKAQIQLILGTEYGKTLVFESVSDLLPFAFEPEFLLNQ from the coding sequence ATGAACAATCAACTCCATTCATTTACATTTTCTTCCTTCGAAAGAGGAGAACAGTTGCCTGATGAGTTGATCAAATTACTGCGAGAAGCTTCACAAGCTGCAGGAAAGGCATATGCTCCGTATAGTCAGTTTCATGTAGGCGCTGCATTGGAATTGGTTGATGGAACGATCATCCATGGCTGCAATCAGGAAAATGCTTCCTATCCTTGCGGAATATGTGCTGAAAGAGCAGCACTTTATGCCTATGGAAATAAGACAGATAAAAGTCCTATAAAAAGAATCGCAATTACAGTGATTAACCAGAATTTTACAGCACATCATGCTCCAACTCCTTGTGGATTGTGCAGGCAGGTGCTCGGAGAATTCGAAATGAAAAATAAGGCCCAAATTCAACTGATTTTGGGCACAGAATACGGAAAAACGCTTGTTTTTGAATCTGTCTCAGACCTCCTACCTTTTGCTTTCGAACCGGAATTCCTACTCAATCAATGA
- the hscA gene encoding Fe-S protein assembly chaperone HscA gives MGKIAIDFKSGSIKQNESVVIGIDLGTTNSLVACTVDGKTTVLKDEKNQQVLVPSIIYIDKNQNIVIGEEAKQQLVTNPDATIYSVKRLIGKSYQDISESEKLNSVYNRRTGDEQEIRLKLRDRTYTPVELSSMILSYLKSRAESRLHCQITQAVITVPAYFNDAQRQATRDAGKLAGLDVLRIVNEPTAASLAYGIGLDPHEIKTVAVYDLGGGTFDISILRIEGGVFDVLSTSGDTMLGGDDIDHDLVHYIENKFGIEPSKNLQERNARKLEAEKIKKGISEQLIPQSGNFADEPIEISVDELELVTKPWVEKTIKCCKQAIKDSGLTIKDIDEVLLVGGSTRLIPVRQAVKSFFGKEPNTSLHPDEAVALGAAVQADILSGKRKDLLLLDVTPLSLGIETLGGLMDVIIPRNSKIPISQARNYSTSKDGQTKMKISVFQGERNLVEDNRNLAEFTMQNIPPMAAGIPKIEVSFLINADGILTVKAKELRSNTEQSIVIKSQFAVSQSEVANMLLDSIYHAREDMEKKKLIDLVNEASHLILNGNKFLKTNQNELSKEESKTIGDLVFGLNSAIQNGDPAAIQTAIDQFNSQTAGIAHKMMDLQIGKSLSGKEIN, from the coding sequence ATGGGAAAAATAGCCATCGACTTTAAGTCCGGATCGATTAAACAAAACGAATCCGTTGTCATAGGGATTGACCTGGGAACAACGAACAGTCTTGTTGCCTGCACGGTTGACGGTAAAACAACTGTTCTCAAGGACGAAAAGAATCAACAGGTCTTGGTGCCTTCCATTATTTACATAGATAAAAATCAGAATATCGTCATCGGTGAAGAAGCAAAACAACAATTGGTCACTAACCCGGATGCCACGATTTACTCGGTAAAAAGACTTATTGGGAAATCATATCAGGACATCTCAGAATCAGAAAAACTGAACTCCGTCTATAATCGTCGGACAGGCGATGAGCAGGAGATAAGATTGAAATTGAGAGATCGAACTTACACACCGGTTGAGCTATCTTCAATGATACTCTCATATCTCAAATCCCGAGCAGAATCCCGCCTTCACTGTCAGATCACACAGGCGGTGATCACAGTACCCGCCTATTTTAATGATGCGCAAAGGCAAGCAACCAGAGATGCCGGCAAATTAGCTGGACTGGACGTTCTCAGGATTGTCAATGAACCCACTGCAGCAAGTTTAGCTTATGGTATCGGACTCGACCCGCACGAGATCAAAACCGTTGCAGTGTATGATCTTGGCGGAGGAACATTCGATATTTCAATACTACGCATTGAGGGCGGAGTCTTTGATGTATTGTCCACATCAGGCGATACTATGCTCGGTGGCGATGATATCGACCACGATCTGGTACATTACATTGAAAACAAATTTGGCATAGAGCCAAGCAAGAACTTACAAGAGCGCAATGCAAGAAAATTGGAAGCTGAAAAAATCAAAAAAGGAATTTCAGAGCAGCTTATCCCGCAAAGTGGGAATTTCGCAGATGAACCTATAGAAATAAGTGTAGATGAGTTGGAACTTGTGACAAAACCTTGGGTTGAAAAAACAATTAAATGTTGTAAGCAAGCCATCAAAGACAGTGGATTGACAATCAAAGATATTGACGAGGTACTTTTAGTCGGTGGATCCACCAGGCTGATTCCGGTCAGACAAGCAGTAAAATCCTTTTTTGGCAAAGAACCGAATACCAGTTTGCACCCTGATGAAGCAGTTGCATTAGGAGCCGCAGTTCAAGCCGATATCCTTTCGGGTAAAAGGAAAGACCTTCTGCTGCTGGATGTCACGCCCCTTTCACTAGGTATCGAAACATTGGGTGGTCTGATGGATGTCATCATTCCACGCAATTCAAAAATCCCAATTTCCCAGGCACGCAATTATTCTACATCCAAAGATGGACAAACCAAAATGAAAATCTCAGTATTTCAGGGCGAACGCAATCTTGTAGAAGACAATCGAAACCTGGCAGAATTTACGATGCAAAATATACCTCCTATGGCTGCGGGCATTCCAAAAATTGAAGTGAGCTTTCTAATCAATGCTGATGGAATATTAACCGTCAAAGCAAAGGAACTCAGAAGCAACACAGAACAAAGCATTGTGATAAAATCGCAATTTGCAGTATCTCAGTCAGAAGTTGCCAATATGCTGCTTGACTCCATTTATCACGCTCGGGAAGATATGGAGAAGAAAAAACTGATCGACCTGGTCAATGAAGCCTCACATCTGATACTCAATGGCAATAAATTCCTTAAAACAAACCAAAATGAACTAAGTAAAGAAGAATCTAAAACGATAGGTGATTTGGTTTTTGGGTTGAATTCGGCTATCCAAAACGGAGACCCAGCGGCTATTCAAACTGCAATAGATCAATTTAATTCACAAACAGCCGGGATTGCACATAAAATGATGGACCTCCAGATAGGAAAATCTCTGTCAGGCAAAGAAATAAATTAA
- a CDS encoding amidinotransferase codes for MIRPGHFAYNAETAVNNAFQQVINDQQFNVREKALAEFDEAVRLLRENEIEVIVFEDDQNKISPDAVFPNNWITTHEDGTIITYPMYSALRRNERREDIIETLTSQFRVDRRYSLETLEEENIYLEGTGSMVLDRDKKIVYACLSPRTDVTVLNKFSLLMNYHTEFFHATDEDGVPIYHTNVMMAIGVDFAVVCLESIDSSTRDHVNRLLEKSGKAVVEISLQQMRRFAGNMLQLRTAKGDPVLVMSQTAKESLSPEQYLFLHEKTRILEINIPVIEQVGGGSVRCMMAEIFLPTK; via the coding sequence ATGATCCGACCGGGACATTTTGCCTACAATGCAGAAACAGCTGTCAATAATGCATTCCAACAAGTGATCAATGATCAACAGTTCAACGTAAGAGAAAAAGCCCTTGCAGAATTTGATGAGGCTGTGCGCTTGCTGAGAGAAAATGAAATAGAAGTGATCGTCTTTGAAGATGACCAGAATAAGATTAGTCCGGACGCCGTTTTTCCAAATAATTGGATCACCACACATGAAGATGGAACCATCATCACGTATCCTATGTACTCAGCCCTGCGTCGCAATGAAAGAAGGGAAGACATCATCGAGACGTTGACCAGTCAATTCAGGGTTGACAGGCGCTATAGCCTTGAGACCCTTGAAGAAGAGAATATTTATTTGGAAGGAACGGGAAGCATGGTTCTGGATCGGGACAAAAAAATAGTGTATGCTTGTCTGAGTCCACGGACCGATGTGACAGTGCTCAACAAGTTTTCGTTGTTGATGAATTACCATACAGAGTTCTTTCACGCTACTGATGAAGATGGAGTGCCGATTTACCATACTAATGTAATGATGGCGATAGGGGTTGATTTTGCAGTGGTCTGTCTTGAGAGCATCGATTCAAGCACAAGAGATCATGTGAATCGATTGCTTGAAAAGAGTGGAAAGGCTGTTGTAGAAATAAGTTTACAGCAAATGAGACGTTTTGCAGGAAATATGTTGCAACTTAGGACTGCAAAAGGAGATCCGGTTTTGGTGATGTCTCAGACAGCGAAGGAAAGTCTGAGTCCAGAGCAGTACTTGTTCCTACACGAAAAAACCAGAATCCTTGAGATCAACATTCCTGTGATCGAACAGGTGGGAGGGGGTAGTGTAAGGTGCATGATGGCTGAGATTTTTCTGCCGACAAAATAA
- a CDS encoding LysM peptidoglycan-binding domain-containing protein: protein MSLQDKYRSVLNLGQELDVQNGNVQEADGVLRIWGTAKTQYDKDRLWDEIKSVGGSNPSDLVADISVAITDYYTRHTVAKGESLSLIAKHYYKDPMKYKHIFEANRDVLKDPDVIHPGQELTIPNV from the coding sequence ATGAGCTTACAAGACAAGTATCGTTCCGTCCTTAATCTTGGCCAGGAACTTGATGTACAAAATGGAAATGTACAAGAAGCGGATGGGGTTTTGCGCATTTGGGGAACAGCAAAAACACAATATGACAAAGACAGACTTTGGGATGAAATTAAATCTGTAGGAGGAAGCAATCCTTCTGATTTGGTCGCTGACATCAGTGTTGCGATTACAGATTATTATACCCGTCATACTGTTGCAAAAGGCGAGAGCCTCAGCTTGATTGCAAAGCATTATTACAAAGATCCGATGAAATACAAACACATCTTTGAAGCCAACAGAGATGTATTAAAAGATCCGGATGTGATTCATCCAGGACAGGAATTGACAATTCCTAATGTGTAA